The DNA region TCAACGCCACGCAACGTCGCAACGCGGTGTGTGAGGCTCTCGGCAAAGTCCAGCTCTCCACGCATCGCTCGCTCGGTCACCGCGGCAACCTCGTCACGCGTGCCAGCCGCGTCGGCGATGAGCTCAATAACCTCGTCTTGAATAAGCGTCGAATCGCAGTCGAGTACAACGAGCATCGTGGCGGCAGGCGTAGAAAAGCCCTCTGAAGAAACGTTCATGCCATAAGCCTACTTCTCGTGGGAGTGCTTCTGCGCCACGCCATGAATTCCGAGCGTGCAGAGCACGCGAGAGGGGGTAGTCTTGAAGTCATGAGTACAGTGCTGCAGTTTGACAACGTATCGTTTGTTCGAGACGGTCGCCCGATTCTCGACGAGGTCAACTGGAAGGTTGATGACTCTGAGCGCTGGGTCGTGCTCGGCTCGAATGGTGCGGGCAAAACGACGGCACTGAAGCTCGCAACCGGCCACGAATACCCCACGAAGGGCACCGTCGATATTCTCGATCAGCGGCTCGGTCGAGTCGATGTTTTTGAGCTCCGCACTCGCATTGGCTTCGCTGCCTCGGCTCAGGCCAGGCGCATTCCCGCCGGCGAGACGGTACTCAATACGGTGCTCACGGCCGCGTACGCGGTCGAGGGGCGCTGGAACGAGGAGTACGACGACCTCGATGTGCGCCAGGCACGTCGTGTGCTCGGCGAGTGGAATCTCGACCATCTCGCTGATCGTACGTTCGGCACGCTGAGCGATGGCGAGCGTAAGCGCGTACTCATCGCCCGGGCAACCATGACCGACCCGGAGCTGCTGCTGCTTGATGAGCCGAGCGCGAGTCTCGACCTTGGTTCACGCGAGAATCTCATCTCGATGCTCTCGGGCTACGCCCAGTCGCCCGTGTCGCCCGCGATGATCATGGTGACACACCACGTCGAAGAGGTTCCACCAGGGTTCACGCACGTGCTCATGCTCAACGAGGGCAAGGTGACGGCCCAGGGGCCGATCGCCGAAACGCTCACGGCCGAGAATCTCGAGGCAACGTTCGGCATGCCGTTCCTGCTTGCCGAGCTTCACGGTCGATACCACGCCGTGGCAAAACCGCATTAATGCAAGAAATCTGCTAGAGTAGGTTTTTGGCGAAATCGCAAGAGACTTTCTGCGCTCAGCAGTGACTAACTATTGAGGATCAAAATGAAGACCGAAATCCACCCAGAGTACAAGGCAATCGTGTTCCGCGACCTCGCGTCAGGCACGACCTTTCTGACCCGCTCAACCCTGTCGAGCGACAAGACCATCGAACTTGACGGCGCAACCTACCCGGTCATCGACGTTGAGATCTCGAGCGAGTCACACCCGTTCTACACGGGCAAGCAGCGCATCCTCGACTCGGCTGGCCGCGTCGAGAAGTTCAACAAGCGCTTCAAGGGCTTCGGCGCGTAAGTCACGCCCTCTGCGATACGAAAGGGGCCCGATCCACAGCGGATCGGGCCCCTTTCGTCTACCCTCGAGCCAGTCTATGGCTATCGTTGAAGAGGCCAGCGGCGATCTGCGGTAAAGCTTGGGTCACGCTTTGAACGCATGAACTGCTCGAAGTTCTCGGCCTGCGCTGCTGCCCACGAAACCTGATTCTGGTGCAGCGTATCGAGATCGTCGGGCAGGGAAGAGGCGTACTTCGACGCGATAGCCTGCATCACTTTGCCCGCCGCGATCGCGTCGGCGCCGGCATCGTGGGCCTGCGAGAGGTCAACGCCATAGTGCTCGCTTGCGGCGATCAGCGTGCGCTTGCCCTTTCTGTACCGGTCGAGCTGCTTATCGAGAATGAGCGGATCGAGTACGGGAGTGATCGCCTCGGGAAACGCGATGCCATACCGCTCTGCCTCGTACGAGAGCAACGTCAGATCGTAGGGTGCGTTGAAAATGACGAGCGGAATGCCGCGCGAGAGCATCGCCTGGAGCTGCTCAATGATCTGGCGCACGCCAACGTCGGCCTGCGTGCCGCTTTCGCGCGCCATCTCGGTCGAGATACCGTGCACCTGAAACGCCGGGTCGGGAATCTCGACACCGGGGTCAAGCATCCAGTCGTAGCGCTCGACGACGTCTTCGCCGTTCAGAAGCCCGATGCTCGCGGTGACGATGCGCGAGTGCTGTGTAGAAACGCCAGTCGTCTCGGTGTCGAAAACGGCAATCTGTTCGGCCCAGAGGGGCAGGGAGTCGCGCATGGCAGCCTTTCATGAGTGTGTCTCTAACGATGGTACAAGCAACGGGTGACAGACAGCGCTCACGGGTGTCGTTCGTGCGCGGCTTATACAATAATGAGCATGCTTTCTGGTGTGCGACACGACGTGACTCTGCGGGGGGTTGCGGGTGACCCTCGCACCACCGCCTACTGGGAGTACGGCGATCCCGACGGCGTGCCCCTGCTGCTCGTGCATGGCTTTCGTGGCGACCACCACGGTCTCGAGGGTATCGCGAAGGCGATCACCGGGGCCCGCGTCATCGTGCCCGATCTTCCTGGCTTCGGCGAGAGCGAACGCCTTCCAGTCGAACACGACCTTGCAGGCTACTCGCTCTGGCTGCGTGAGTTTCAGCGCGAGGTGCTGCCAGGCCCATTTGCGTTGCTCGGTCATTCGTTCGGTTCGCTCGTTGTTTCCCGTGCCGTGTCTGACGGGCTTGACCCCCAAACGCTCACCCTCGTGAACCCGATTAGCGCACCAGCGCTCGAGGGGCCGCGAGGCGTTCTGACGAAGCTTGCGATTTTCTACTACAAGGCGGGGGCAAAACTGCCGGCACCCATCGCCGACCAGCTCCTGCGCAACCCCATCATTGTTCGGGTTATGAGTGAGGCCATGGCGAAGACTCGCGATCGTGCACTGCGAGCGTGGATTCATGACCAGCACGCCCGCTATTTCAGCACCTACACCGATCGCGACTCGCTGCTCGAATCGTTCACTGCATCGGTGAGCAACACCGTCACCTCGATGAGCGCCGCGTTCACCATGCCAACCCAAATCATCGCGGGCGAGATTGACGACATCACGCCGCTCGAAGAGCAGTTGCGGCTCGCGAACTCGGTTGGGGCACGCGAGTTTCACGTCATCGCCAGAAGCGGTCACCTCGTGCACTACGAGGCGACGCAAGAAACCGCCGACCTCGTGTCGCGCTTCGTCGCGGGGGAGGCGGCATAACATGCTCATTCACATTGACGATGCGAGCGACGAGCGCCTCAGCGATTACACCTCGCTCACCGATGTTGAGCTTCGCAAGTCACGCGAGGCCGATGAGGGGCTCTACCTGGCCGAGTCGCCCAAGGTGATTCGACGCGCTATCGCGGCGGGCCATCGGCCCCGCTCATTTCTCGTGACCGAGGCGTGGATCGACACGCTTTCCGACGAGATCGCCTTATTTCCTGACGTCCCCGTATACCGCGCGAACGAGGCGACGATCGAGACGCTCACTGGGTTTCATCTGCACCGCGGCGCGATGGTCTCGATGCATCGACCGGCTCCGCGCGATCCGCTCGAGGTCATGCGCGATGCCCGCACGGTCGTCGTGCTTGACGGCCTCGCTGACCACACAAACGTCGGAGCGATTTTTCGCTCGTGCGCATCGCTCGGAGCCGACGCGGTGCTGCTCTCGCCCTCGTGCGCCGATCCGCTGTATCGCCGCGCCGTGCGCGTGAGCATGGGAGCCGTGCTGCAGGTTCCGTGGGCGCGGCTGCCACGCTGGCAGGAGGCGGGCCCGATGCTGCGCGAGGCGGGCTTTCACATCGCGGCGCTCGGGCTCAACGACGATGCCGTCGACCTCAAAGACTTTTGCCGGGACCGGCCCGAGAAGCTCGCGCTCGTGTTCGGCGCCGAGGGGCCCGGGCTCAGCCGCCAGGCGCTTGGCGCGGCCGAGAGCGTCGTGACGATTCCGATGGATCACGGCGTCGATTCGCTGAACGTCGCGACGGCGGCCGCGATCACGCTATGGGCGGTTCGCTCGGCGGCTGGCGGCGAGGCTGGTGAGCCTCGGGCGCTGTAGGGGGTCGCCGTTTCGGCGCGCTCTTGGGGCTTCGCTGGCGTTCGTTCCAGGCTTGACCGACGTTTTGGGCTTCGCCTGCGTTCGTGTTTGCTTTTCGTCAAGTAGAGCTGAAATTCACGAGCAACGGCCGGGAACCGGCAGCGGCACGCCCGCCTAGGGAACGATGCGCACCGCGCCCTTGTCGGCCGACTGCGCGAAGTGCGCGTAGGCGCGCAGCGCATCAGTGACGGGACGCTCGCGGTTCGCGGGCTTGTACCCACCTGAGGCTTCGAGCTCGGCGCGGCGGCGCTCGAGCTCAGCATTATCGACGTCGAGCGTGAGTGAACGCGATGGAATGTCGATCGAGACGGTATCGCCGTCCTTTACGAGCGCGATGAGTCCGCCAGCGGCAGCCTCCGGTGAGATGTGCCCGATCGAGAGCCCCGAGGTGCCGCCCGAGAAGCGACCATCGGTGATGAGCGCGCACTTCTTGCCGAGGCCGCGGCCCTTGAGGAACGAGGTCGGGTGCAGCATCTCTTGCATGCCGGGGCCACCCTTTGGTCCCTCGTAGCGAATGACGACAACGTCGCCCTCGCCGACCTGCTTGTTGAGGATCTTCTCGACCGCTTCTTCTTGGGAGTCGCACACGACGGCCGGGCCCGAAAACTTCCAGATTGATTCGTCAACGCCGGCGGTCTTCACGACCGCACCGTCGACGGCGATGTTGCCGCGCAGCACGGCGAGGCCGCCGTCTTTCGAGTAGGCGTGCTCGACGTCGTGAATGCAACCGCCCGCGACGTCGGTGTCGAGGGTCTCCCACCGCTCAGACTGCGAGAACGCGGTAGACGAGCGAATGCCGCCTGGAGCGGCGTGCCAGAGGTCGATGGCTTCTTCTGAGGCCGTGCCACCGCGCACATCCCACTCGTCAAGCCACTCGCCGAGTGTTTTCGAGTGGATCGTGTGCACGCCCTCGTTGAGCAGGCCTCCGCGACGCAACTCACCAAGCAGTGCGGGAATGCCGCCAGCACGGTGCACGTCTTCCATGTAGTAGGTGCGGCCGTTGGCAACGTTCGGGGCGACCTTCGCGAGGCAAGGAACGCGCCGCGAGACGGCATCGATCTCGTTGAGACCGAAGGGAACCCCGGCCTCGTGCGCCGCTGCGAGCAGGTGCAGAATGGTGTTCGTTGATCCGCCCATGGCAATGTCGAGGGCCATCGCGTTCTCGAAGGCCTCCTGCGTCGCGATGTTGCGGGGAAGGAGTGAGTAGTCATCGTCGTCGTAGTGACGGCGCGTGATGTCAACGATGAGCTCGCCGGCCTTCTCATAGAGGGCGCGGCGGGCGGTGTGGGTCGCGAGCACCGAGCCGTTGCCGGGCAGCGCGAGACCAATCGCCTCGACGAGGCAGTTCATCGAGTTCGCGGTGAACATGCCAGAGCATGAGCCGCACGTGGGGCAGGCCGACTCTTCAATGCGCAAGAGATCTTCGTCTGAGATATTGTCGTTGACCGCGTCTGAGATCGCATCGACGAGGTCGAGGGTGCGCACCATGCCGTTTGCGAGCGTTGCACGACCCGATTCCATGGGGCCGCCCGAGACGAACACCACGGGAATGTTGAGGCGCAACGCCGCGAGCAGCATACCCGGCGTGATCTTGTCGCAGTTCGAGATGCACACGATTGCGTCGGCGCAGTGCGCGTTGACCATGTACTCGACCGAGTCGGCAATGATGTCGCGTGAGGGGAGCGAGTACAGCATGCCGCCGTGACCCATCGCGATGCCATCGTCGACCGCGATCGTGTTGAACTCGCGCGGAATACCGCCAGCCTTCGTGATCGCGTCAGAGACGATGCGGCCGACGGGGGCGAGGTGGGTGTGGCCGGGCACGAACTCGGTGAACGAGTTGGCGACTGCGATGATTGGCTTGCGGCCAATGTCGGCGCCGGGAACGCCGGCGGCACGCAGCAGTGCGCGGGCGCCAGCCATATTGCGGCCATGGGTAACGGTAAATGAGCGGTATGCAGGCATGCCACCTATTTAATCACCGAAATGGGCGCGAGAAGTGCAACAACGCGCACTTCTCAGACAAGTTGCAGTGAGTGCCCCCGGCGACTAATCAGCGAGGCGTGGGTTCTCGAGCGCGACCACGGTGCGGTCACCGAGTGGGGCATCGAGCTTCACGAGCATCGAGGCTTCGCGGCCAAGGTCTGGGCATGCTTCTGGGGCGTCAGGCAAATAGCCTTCGACGATTGCGATGTGCACCTCATCGTTACTTTCGGTGGTCTGCGCGTGGTAGCCGTAACACTCTTCGGTGCCGCCGAGATAAAAGACACGAACGGTGTCGTCGTTCACTTTTTCGTAGCGCTCCCACTCCACAGCTCGCTGGTCGCTCGTGTCGGTGCGCTGCTCATCATCGGCGCCTGAAGCCGACTGCGACGAGCCTGAGCTATTGGCATCGCTCGTGGCCGTGTCGTCACTGACCTGTTCGTGGCCGCACGCGGTGAGGGTGAGCCCGAGTGCGATCAGGGTGCTGAACATCATGAGGTGGGGCTGGCGCTTCTTCATGGTGCGAATGTACCAAGCTTCGGGGCTCCCAGCGCCTCCACGGGGTCTATTCCCAGGTCTAGCACAGTGTTTTCTGAGGCGGATCGGGCCGCAAGCCCCGCACCTCGGTCATCTGCCGCCGGTCACCCCGATCGTCGTGCCGCTAATAAAACTTGCGCCGGGGGAGAGCGCGAATGCGACGGCAGCCGCGACCTCTTCGGGTTCGCCAACGCGGCCCATCGGGTGTCGCCCGGCAGCCCGCTCGAGGCGTCCCTCGTCGCCTGCGTCGGCGTGAATGCGAGTGTTCACGGTGCCGGGGGAGACGCCGACGACTCGCACGCCCTGTGGCGCAAGCTCTGCTGCGAGGCCCTTGGTGAGGGCGTCAACGCCGGCCTTTGCCGCGGCATAGTGCACGTATTCGCCAGGAGCGCCGCTGAGCGCGGCAGCCGACGAAAGGTTGACGAGAACACCGCCCTCGACGAGCACCTGCGCGGCACGCTTCGCGACGAGGAGGGCTGACGTGAGGTTCAGGTCGACAACTCGGCGAATGACGTCGGCCGGCGTATCTGCGAGCGGCCCAATGTGCAGCGTCGCGCCGGCGTTACTCACGACGGCGTCGATGGGGTTGCCACTCGCCACGCCAGCCGCCGCTGCCGCGTCAAAGAGAGCCTCGACCCCCTTGGTGCTCGTGACATCAGAGCGCACCGTCACACACGTTGCGCCAAATGCTTCGACCTCACGTTTCGTTGCGGCGGCTGCCTCATCATCACCGGCGTAACCGAGCACGAGTGTTCTGCCGGGCTCAGCCATGCGAAGCGCGACGGCCCGGCCAATGCCGCGGGTTCCGCCGGTGATGATGATGGTGCGTGGTTGGGTGCTCGGGGTCATGGACCCATTGTAAGTCCTGCGCATTTATGGGCTGACGTAAGCAAGGGAAGAGCCGCAGGAGTGTTGCGCGAGACGATCTTTTGTGAACGTTCACCGTCCTGTACAAATCACCGTCGTGGGTTTATGCTCAAAACGCTGGGATGACACAACACTCAGCCGAGAACGGGGAAGCCGCCACTCTCACGGCGGCACCGTGAGGACACGAGCGCCCGCTCAGAAGGAACACCGATGCCTGTTGCCGCACGTCGTCATTTCGTCACGATGAAAACCTGCGCACTGTATGTCGCAACGGGCCTCGCGATTGGCCTCGGTATTACCGGCGTTGTCTGGTTCACCGAACCAAGCGGTTTCATTGTCTGGGTTGCATTCATGTTGTCGGGCATCGGGGCAATATCACTTGGGCTCGGCTGGGTCTGCGGCGCCGTCATCGCTTGGGCTGCAACGAAACTTGCGATGAATCTTCAGTTGGTGCTTGTTGCACTGACGAGCATCGTGGTTTCTGCCGCCACGGCATTCGCATTGCTCAGCGCGATCCCGTCGAGCCACACCGCGGCTCTCGTTGCCGCTTTTGGGGTTGCGGCGGCAGTGGTAGCGGCAGTGACGACGGTCCAGGCTGCTCGCGCCGAGTAGCGCGGCGTTTGAGCGCACCTTGCACGCGGTTGTAGGGCGACACCCTCTCCGGACGTATTCGTTGATAATATATATTATGTCAGCTTGAGTGGATCGACCAGCCCGCCCCACGGCACCGGCCCTCCGATCCGCACCCGTCTTGCTGCGCTGTTCACCATCCCGAAACATTGCCCCGCTACCGTGAGTCGCATGGAGGAAGCAATTGAACTCGGCAGGCAAACCGGCACCGAACGGCCGGTGCGGTTCGACGTGGCTCGTGACACGACTCAGGAAACGACCGCAGCACCGGCTGGCGTGTCGCCGGCCGTCAGCGATGTTCACTATCTGCACAAGCAATCGAGTCCAGCGTTCCCGCGTCCCAAAGCCGGCTTCGCACCATATGTTGCACTCGTGACCATCGGTTGCACGGTCGCAGCCTTCCTGTGGCTGCGCACGATTGACTCTGGCAGCGTGTGGCTTGCCTCGCTGATGGTGCCGATCGTGTTCGGAATCGTGAGCGTGTTCGTTCTTCCCCGGTTGCGCAGTTCACTCGACCGTGGCGGCAGATACCGTGGGATCGGTGCGGTACTCATGACCGACCGCGCGGGCGTCGTGCTCGGCGAAGACGCTCAGCAGCGCGCCCTCATTGAGGTCGAAACGGGCGGCGAACGGTTTCTGCTCGTCGCGACCCAGCACGGCCTGGCGCTTTCGCCTGGCATGCGCGTTGAGGTGAGTTGGTCACGGGAAAAGTCAGAGACCTGCTTCGTTCACCACGGCTGATGACGGCCGCTCGGCCCGCCACTCAGCGAGCCTGCGCGTGAGCAGCGGCGTGATGCGTGCGTAATTCTGCCAGGTGTCGGCAACATGATAAATCGTCTCACCATCGTCCCAAAATACGTCGATGTAGTCGTCGAGGTATGACGGCCGCGTCTCGTCTCCGTCGTTGTCGTAGTAGTCCTCGGTGAACGCTTCGCCCTCGGTAGTGAGCAACGCGGCATCAACCGCCTCATTGCCCGCGTTCTCGGCAAACGCTGCCGGGGTGAGTCGTCGCTCAGAAAGGTCACGTGCGGTCTCCCCTGCCAACGGCCTACTAAGCCGCTGCTCAGCGCACCACGCGAGGTACATACCGATGTGCGTTGCCGCGCGTTCGGGCGCGAGATCGTCGGGGTAATCGCCCTCGCTGTGCCACAGTGCTCTGTCGAAGATCGTCATACACCGAGCATGGTCCCTCAAACTGTCGACTGCGTGACGGCAAAGCAACGAACCCATGACGCTTCCATGAAGCGCGGCTCCCCCACCCCGCTAGCGAGCGGATCGCCTCGTCGCCAGCGAAACAACGCCCCTCACGGTGACCACGATGATGACGAGCCACCAGAACGCTTGAATCGCAGCGAAGGCCCATGGCGCGATCACCGGAGCGGTCAAAAACGTGGCAAACGAGCCGACGAGAGCGAGGGCTGCCATTGTGAAACGCGTGTTGGCCGTTCCCGCCATGCCCGTCGACCCGGGGCTCATGATGAGCCAGAGGTTTGTGACAAAGAGAAACCCTACGGCAACGCCCCAGCCCGCGGTGAGCGGCCACCGTACGAGTGGCTGCGACACTCGGCGCCCCTGGTTCGACCAGTCGTAGGCATCGCGGCGGCCCAGGGTGGCGAGTGCCATGGTGAGTAAGGACACACTCGAGACCGCAAGCAATCCTACGCTCGCCGAGAGCAGCGGCGCGCGGGGCTCCCCTTGCCTCAGCAACGCATGGGTGATTTCGCAGAGGCCCGCGAGGGCGAGCGTGAGACACGAGAGCGACAGTAGCGCCCACGCGGTCAGGTCGCGATCGCGGGCCAATACAGTCATGCGGCTATTCTACGGTGATCTTTGCGACGCGCGGCTGCTGGCAACGCTTCACGATGAATCGATACGCGAGGCCGCAGGCGCTCAAAACGACCGCACCGAGCAGCACGGGAACGAAGAGGTAGCTCCACCCCTCGTGGGTGAGCATGATCGCGATCGGGGTTCCGCCAGCCGGCGGGTGAATGAGTCGAGTCGTGGCCATGAGGGCCATCGCAAGCCCGACCGCGAGGCCGATGCTCCACCAGGCGGCCGGCAGTACCGAATGCATTGCGAGACCAGCCGCGGCGGCGATGCTGTGCCCACCAACGACGTTTGCTGGCTGTGAGAGTGGCGCTTCGGGAAGCAGAAAAATGAGCACGCACGACGACCCGAAGGCGGCAATGAGCAGCGGGATCTCCGCAACGTCGCCGGCTAGGCCCAGAATGCCGATCGTGAGTGAGCCCGCGAGCGACGCCGCGAGAATGGTGTGCCAGGGCAGTTTGGGTTGGGCGGCCCTGCGCGCCCACCGTTTTACGCCGGGAGTGGCCTGCTGCTGGTCGAAGTCGGTTGATGAAGAATGCATGAGACTTTCTTGCGTTTGTACGGCTGGGCCCCGGCGCCGAGCTCGCTCAGCTGCCGGGGCCCAAGACGCATTGTTACTGTTCGGTGTAGTGGGTCGGCTTGGCAGCGTACGAGTGCGCGCCCGTGCCGCGGTAGTTGCCGCCCTCGATGATGATGTATTCGTCACGCAGCGGTTTGCCGTCAAACCACGACTCGAGAATTTCACGGGTGCCTGCCGCGTAGCGAGCCTGCGCCGAAAGCGAGGTTCCTGAAGTGTGGGTCGTCATCGCGTTGTGTGGCATGGTGCGCCACGGGTGGTCGGCCGGAGCCGGCTGCGGATCCCACACGTCGCCCGCGTACCCGGCCAATTGCCCGCTCTCAAGCGCGTTGACGATCGCGTCTCGATCGGCGATTGCGCCACGCGCCGGGTTCACGATGTATGCCCCGCGCGGCATGGTTGCGAGCAGTTCGGCATTCAGGAGCCCTCGGGTCTCATCGGTGAGCGGCGCGTGTACCGTGAGCACGTCGACCTGCGTGACGAGTTCTTTGATGCTCTCGACGTAGGTGAGACCGTACTGCTTCTCGTACTCGGCGGGCAAGCGAAAACGGTCGGTGTAGCTGAGCTTGACGCCGAACGGCGCGAGGCGCTCGATCACTGCCCTGCCGATGCGGCCAGCGGCGAAGATGCCCACTCGCATGCCCTCGAGATCGTATGAGCGCGAGACGGCGTCGGCGATGTTCCAGCCGCCGTTTGCCGCGATCTCGTGTTGCTTGACGAAGTCACGCACAAGCACGAGTACCTGCATGACCGTGTGCTCTGCGACGCTGATGCTGTTACTGTAGGTGACCTCGGCAACGGTGATGCCTCGGGCGTTGGCGGCGGCGAGGTCGGTGTGGTCTGAGCCGATGCCCGCGGTGATGACGAGGCTCAGCTTGTCTGCGCGTGCGATGCGTTCTTCGGTGAGGTACGCGGGCCAGAATGGCTGTGAGATCACGATGTCGGTGTCGGGCAGTTCGCGCTCAAACACCGAGTCGGCGCCCTCCTTGTCGGTCGTCACGACGACGGTGTGCCCCTCGCGCTCAAGCCAGTCGGTCAACCCGAGGTTGCCAGAAACGCTACCGACGAGCTCACCCGCAACGAAGTCGATGGCCTTGGGGCTTGGCAGCGTTGCTCCGCCCGGGTAGCTTTCGATGACGGGCACGGTGTCGCGTGCGTACTGTGGCGGGTAGCCGGTCTCTGGATCCGGGTACAAAACGATGAGAATCTTAGCCATGATGACTCCATTTCTTCACGGGGCGTATGCCGTTGCAAGGCCCTCATACTCACTGTAGGAAGCGCTCAAAGCCTCAACAACGAACCATCAC from Leucobacter sp. UCMA 4100 includes:
- a CDS encoding SDR family NAD(P)-dependent oxidoreductase, which produces MTPSTQPRTIIITGGTRGIGRAVALRMAEPGRTLVLGYAGDDEAAAATKREVEAFGATCVTVRSDVTSTKGVEALFDAAAAAGVASGNPIDAVVSNAGATLHIGPLADTPADVIRRVVDLNLTSALLVAKRAAQVLVEGGVLVNLSSAAALSGAPGEYVHYAAAKAGVDALTKGLAAELAPQGVRVVGVSPGTVNTRIHADAGDEGRLERAAGRHPMGRVGEPEEVAAAVAFALSPGASFISGTTIGVTGGR
- a CDS encoding DUF7832 domain-containing protein: MTIFDRALWHSEGDYPDDLAPERAATHIGMYLAWCAEQRLSRPLAGETARDLSERRLTPAAFAENAGNEAVDAALLTTEGEAFTEDYYDNDGDETRPSYLDDYIDVFWDDGETIYHVADTWQNYARITPLLTRRLAEWRAERPSSAVVNEAGL
- the ilvD gene encoding dihydroxy-acid dehydratase; this encodes MPAYRSFTVTHGRNMAGARALLRAAGVPGADIGRKPIIAVANSFTEFVPGHTHLAPVGRIVSDAITKAGGIPREFNTIAVDDGIAMGHGGMLYSLPSRDIIADSVEYMVNAHCADAIVCISNCDKITPGMLLAALRLNIPVVFVSGGPMESGRATLANGMVRTLDLVDAISDAVNDNISDEDLLRIEESACPTCGSCSGMFTANSMNCLVEAIGLALPGNGSVLATHTARRALYEKAGELIVDITRRHYDDDDYSLLPRNIATQEAFENAMALDIAMGGSTNTILHLLAAAHEAGVPFGLNEIDAVSRRVPCLAKVAPNVANGRTYYMEDVHRAGGIPALLGELRRGGLLNEGVHTIHSKTLGEWLDEWDVRGGTASEEAIDLWHAAPGGIRSSTAFSQSERWETLDTDVAGGCIHDVEHAYSKDGGLAVLRGNIAVDGAVVKTAGVDESIWKFSGPAVVCDSQEEAVEKILNKQVGEGDVVVIRYEGPKGGPGMQEMLHPTSFLKGRGLGKKCALITDGRFSGGTSGLSIGHISPEAAAGGLIALVKDGDTVSIDIPSRSLTLDVDNAELERRRAELEASGGYKPANRERPVTDALRAYAHFAQSADKGAVRIVP
- a CDS encoding HPP family protein; translated protein: MHSSSTDFDQQQATPGVKRWARRAAQPKLPWHTILAASLAGSLTIGILGLAGDVAEIPLLIAAFGSSCVLIFLLPEAPLSQPANVVGGHSIAAAAGLAMHSVLPAAWWSIGLAVGLAMALMATTRLIHPPAGGTPIAIMLTHEGWSYLFVPVLLGAVVLSACGLAYRFIVKRCQQPRVAKITVE
- a CDS encoding exonuclease domain-containing protein, producing the protein MRDSLPLWAEQIAVFDTETTGVSTQHSRIVTASIGLLNGEDVVERYDWMLDPGVEIPDPAFQVHGISTEMARESGTQADVGVRQIIEQLQAMLSRGIPLVIFNAPYDLTLLSYEAERYGIAFPEAITPVLDPLILDKQLDRYRKGKRTLIAASEHYGVDLSQAHDAGADAIAAGKVMQAIASKYASSLPDDLDTLHQNQVSWAAAQAENFEQFMRSKRDPSFTADRRWPLQR
- a CDS encoding ABC transporter ATP-binding protein, which encodes MSTVLQFDNVSFVRDGRPILDEVNWKVDDSERWVVLGSNGAGKTTALKLATGHEYPTKGTVDILDQRLGRVDVFELRTRIGFAASAQARRIPAGETVLNTVLTAAYAVEGRWNEEYDDLDVRQARRVLGEWNLDHLADRTFGTLSDGERKRVLIARATMTDPELLLLDEPSASLDLGSRENLISMLSGYAQSPVSPAMIMVTHHVEEVPPGFTHVLMLNEGKVTAQGPIAETLTAENLEATFGMPFLLAELHGRYHAVAKPH
- a CDS encoding type B 50S ribosomal protein L31; translated protein: MKTEIHPEYKAIVFRDLASGTTFLTRSTLSSDKTIELDGATYPVIDVEISSESHPFYTGKQRILDSAGRVEKFNKRFKGFGA
- a CDS encoding TrmH family RNA methyltransferase, which encodes MLIHIDDASDERLSDYTSLTDVELRKSREADEGLYLAESPKVIRRAIAAGHRPRSFLVTEAWIDTLSDEIALFPDVPVYRANEATIETLTGFHLHRGAMVSMHRPAPRDPLEVMRDARTVVVLDGLADHTNVGAIFRSCASLGADAVLLSPSCADPLYRRAVRVSMGAVLQVPWARLPRWQEAGPMLREAGFHIAALGLNDDAVDLKDFCRDRPEKLALVFGAEGPGLSRQALGAAESVVTIPMDHGVDSLNVATAAAITLWAVRSAAGGEAGEPRAL
- a CDS encoding NAD-dependent formate dehydrogenase; the protein is MAKILIVLYPDPETGYPPQYARDTVPVIESYPGGATLPSPKAIDFVAGELVGSVSGNLGLTDWLEREGHTVVVTTDKEGADSVFERELPDTDIVISQPFWPAYLTEERIARADKLSLVITAGIGSDHTDLAAANARGITVAEVTYSNSISVAEHTVMQVLVLVRDFVKQHEIAANGGWNIADAVSRSYDLEGMRVGIFAAGRIGRAVIERLAPFGVKLSYTDRFRLPAEYEKQYGLTYVESIKELVTQVDVLTVHAPLTDETRGLLNAELLATMPRGAYIVNPARGAIADRDAIVNALESGQLAGYAGDVWDPQPAPADHPWRTMPHNAMTTHTSGTSLSAQARYAAGTREILESWFDGKPLRDEYIIIEGGNYRGTGAHSYAAKPTHYTEQ
- a CDS encoding alpha/beta fold hydrolase produces the protein MLSGVRHDVTLRGVAGDPRTTAYWEYGDPDGVPLLLVHGFRGDHHGLEGIAKAITGARVIVPDLPGFGESERLPVEHDLAGYSLWLREFQREVLPGPFALLGHSFGSLVVSRAVSDGLDPQTLTLVNPISAPALEGPRGVLTKLAIFYYKAGAKLPAPIADQLLRNPIIVRVMSEAMAKTRDRALRAWIHDQHARYFSTYTDRDSLLESFTASVSNTVTSMSAAFTMPTQIIAGEIDDITPLEEQLRLANSVGAREFHVIARSGHLVHYEATQETADLVSRFVAGEAA